In the genome of Altererythrobacter sp. TH136, one region contains:
- the ggt gene encoding gamma-glutamyltransferase, which translates to MLRRFIPMLAALPLLAACATLPAPQAAAPLAPDVGLVSAADPRAVEAGMVMLRQGGSATDAAIATMLALTVVEPQSSGIGGGGFYVHGNAAGEVETIDGREKAPAGATGDWFLGPDGKPLPFGQAQASGLSVGVPGNLRLAELAHREHGRLGWAKLFAPAIALSRDGFQITERFREALASGRATGARDADGRALFYGADGQPLAVGTTVRNPALAATLERLAKAGADSFYQGPAAAALAAEVAADTPRPRPLNAGDLAAYEAKERPPVCGTYRTYRICGMGPPSSGATTVYAILKQLERFDLAALGPDSPTFWHLFAESQRLAYADREKFSADSDFIPVPVTGMTDPAYLAARGALIAPDRTMPTPPAGPVPGALALADGDEPEENGTSHFVALDRWGNAVSYTSTIESGFGSGLVFGGFYLNNELTDFSMTPAKNGVMVANRVEGGKRPRSSMSPTLVYDAQGRLLIAVGAAGGATIPVQTAKNLIAMLDFGMEPQPALALPVLFSPGDTVYLEQGTALAGMADQLHALGHTVAVRPPGFKANAAKRVGGRWIGAADPRSEGSWTAE; encoded by the coding sequence ATGCTGCGCCGCTTTATCCCGATGCTCGCCGCGCTGCCGCTGCTCGCGGCCTGCGCCACCCTTCCCGCCCCCCAGGCTGCCGCTCCGTTGGCGCCCGACGTCGGCCTGGTATCCGCCGCCGATCCGCGCGCGGTCGAAGCCGGCATGGTGATGCTGCGCCAGGGCGGCAGCGCAACCGACGCGGCGATCGCCACGATGCTGGCGCTGACGGTGGTCGAGCCGCAAAGCTCGGGCATCGGCGGCGGCGGATTCTATGTGCACGGCAACGCGGCGGGCGAGGTGGAGACCATTGACGGCCGCGAGAAAGCCCCCGCGGGCGCGACCGGTGACTGGTTCCTTGGCCCCGATGGCAAGCCGCTGCCGTTCGGCCAGGCGCAGGCGAGCGGGCTGTCCGTGGGCGTTCCCGGCAATCTTCGCCTGGCCGAACTGGCGCACCGGGAACACGGTCGGCTTGGCTGGGCGAAGCTGTTCGCGCCGGCGATCGCGTTGTCGCGCGACGGTTTCCAGATCACCGAACGATTCCGCGAAGCACTTGCCTCCGGCCGCGCCACCGGTGCCCGCGATGCCGATGGCCGGGCGCTGTTCTATGGCGCCGACGGACAGCCGCTGGCGGTTGGTACCACCGTGCGCAACCCGGCGCTCGCCGCCACGCTGGAGCGGCTGGCGAAAGCGGGCGCGGACAGCTTCTACCAGGGGCCGGCAGCCGCCGCGCTCGCCGCCGAGGTGGCCGCCGATACCCCGCGCCCGCGCCCGCTGAATGCCGGCGACCTCGCCGCGTACGAGGCGAAGGAGCGCCCGCCGGTGTGCGGCACCTATCGTACGTATCGCATCTGCGGGATGGGCCCGCCTTCGTCCGGCGCGACCACGGTCTATGCGATTCTCAAGCAGCTCGAGCGGTTTGATCTGGCCGCGCTTGGCCCCGACAGCCCGACCTTCTGGCACCTGTTCGCCGAATCGCAGCGGCTCGCCTACGCCGACCGCGAGAAGTTCAGCGCCGACAGCGACTTCATCCCCGTGCCCGTGACCGGCATGACCGATCCGGCATACCTGGCCGCGCGCGGCGCGCTGATTGCGCCCGATCGCACGATGCCGACGCCCCCCGCAGGTCCGGTGCCCGGCGCGCTGGCCCTGGCCGATGGCGACGAGCCCGAAGAGAACGGCACCTCGCACTTCGTCGCCCTGGACCGGTGGGGGAACGCGGTCAGCTATACCTCCACGATCGAAAGCGGGTTCGGCTCGGGGCTGGTGTTCGGCGGCTTCTACCTCAACAACGAGCTGACCGATTTCAGCATGACTCCGGCGAAGAACGGCGTGATGGTCGCTAACCGGGTGGAAGGCGGCAAACGGCCACGCAGCTCGATGAGCCCGACGCTGGTGTACGATGCGCAGGGGCGCCTGCTGATCGCGGTTGGCGCGGCGGGGGGCGCGACGATCCCGGTGCAGACCGCCAAGAACCTGATCGCGATGCTCGATTTTGGCATGGAGCCGCAACCGGCGCTGGCGCTGCCGGTGCTGTTCAGCCCCGGCGACACGGTTTATCTGGAACAGGGCACCGCACTCGCCGGCATGGCCGATCAGCTCCATGCGCTGGGGCACACCGTCGCGGTGCGCCCGCCCGGTTTCAAGGCCAACGCCGCCAAGCGGGTGGGCGGCCGCTGGATCGGCGCGGCCGATCCGCGCAGCGAGGGTTCGTGGACAGCGGAGTGA
- a CDS encoding quinone-dependent dihydroorotate dehydrogenase: MFYRLAAPALFALEPETAHRLTIAALRLAPDRAPPADGPLGSEIAGVRFPNPVGLAAGFDKNAEVPDAMLGLGFGFVEVGSVTPFPQPGNPRPRLFRLTQDRGVINRMGFNNAGAQAAVARLARRRRVGVVGVNVGANKDTPDRIADYVAGIRTFAPLADYLTINISSPNTPGLRDLQAEGELAALLSAIAGERRAGDPPVFLKVAPDLTGGDHERIVRAALDHGIAALIVANTTVSRPTLSSRDAGETGGLSGAPLHDLALAQMRRFRAIAGAELPLIGVGGIASAEQAWQRIRAGGSLVQLYSALVYEGPGLARRMTRGLEHLMRRDGFASIAEAVGTE, translated from the coding sequence GTGTTCTATCGCCTCGCCGCCCCCGCGCTGTTCGCGCTCGAGCCCGAAACCGCCCACCGGCTGACGATCGCGGCGCTGCGGCTGGCCCCGGACCGCGCGCCGCCGGCTGACGGCCCGCTGGGGTCGGAGATCGCGGGCGTACGGTTCCCCAACCCGGTCGGCCTGGCGGCGGGTTTCGACAAGAACGCCGAGGTGCCCGACGCGATGCTGGGGCTGGGCTTCGGCTTTGTCGAGGTGGGTTCGGTCACTCCCTTCCCGCAGCCCGGCAACCCCCGCCCCCGCCTGTTCCGGCTGACGCAGGATCGCGGGGTCATCAACCGGATGGGATTCAACAACGCCGGGGCGCAGGCGGCGGTGGCGCGGCTCGCCCGGCGGCGCCGGGTGGGGGTGGTCGGCGTCAACGTGGGCGCGAACAAGGATACGCCCGACCGCATCGCCGATTACGTGGCCGGCATCCGCACGTTCGCGCCGCTGGCCGATTACCTGACCATCAACATCAGCTCCCCCAACACGCCGGGTCTGCGCGACCTGCAGGCGGAAGGGGAACTGGCCGCGCTCCTCTCCGCCATTGCGGGCGAGCGGCGCGCGGGCGATCCGCCGGTGTTCCTGAAGGTCGCGCCCGATCTGACAGGCGGCGATCACGAACGGATCGTCCGCGCCGCGCTGGACCACGGCATCGCCGCGCTGATCGTCGCCAATACCACGGTGTCCCGGCCCACCCTGTCGTCGCGTGACGCCGGCGAGACCGGCGGGCTGTCGGGCGCTCCGCTGCACGACCTGGCGCTGGCGCAGATGCGCCGCTTCCGCGCCATCGCGGGCGCCGAGCTGCCGCTGATCGGCGTCGGCGGAATCGCCAGCGCGGAGCAGGCCTGGCAGCGCATTCGCGCCGGGGGCAGCCTGGTGCAGCTTTACAGCGCGCTGGTGTACGAAGGTCCCGGCCTCGCCCGCCGCATGACCCGGGGTCTGGAACACCTGATGCGCCGCGACGGATTCGCTTCGATTGCGGAGGCGGTCGGGACGGAGTAG